One Lepus europaeus isolate LE1 chromosome 7, mLepTim1.pri, whole genome shotgun sequence DNA segment encodes these proteins:
- the LOC133764229 gene encoding olfactory receptor 5G9 → MADENYTRITEFIFIGLKYHPQLQAFLFVLFLLFYLITMTGNLGMIILIRVDSHLHTPMYFFLSHLCFVDICFSSVVGPKMLTDFFAERKAISFLGCALQQWFFGFFVAIECLLLASMAYDRYVAICNPLLYSVAMSQRLCIQLVAGPYAAGFLNTMTHTTAAFRLPFCRSNIINHFFCDMSPLLSLVCADIRINKLLVFIVAGAVLVVSSLTIIVSYCHILIAILRIRSAVGRRKAFSTCSSHVTAVSILYGTLFFIYVRPGAISSLDINKVVSVFYTAVIPMLNPLIYSLRNKEVKAAMGRTITKSKFFIQN, encoded by the coding sequence ATGGCTGATGAAAACTATACAAGGATCACAGAATTCATTTTCATTGGTTTAAAGTACCATCCTCAGCTCCAGGCCTTTCTTTTCgtgctctttcttcttttttacctCATTACCATGACAGGGAATTTGGGCATGATTATTCTTATCCGGGTTGATTCCCACCTCCACACACCCATGTACTTTTTTCTCAGCCACCTGTGCTTTGTGGACATCTGCTTTTCCTCAGTTGTGGGTCCCAAGATGCTCACCGACTTCTTTGCTGAAAGAAAAGCCATCTCTTTCCTGGGCTGTGCCTTGCAGCAATGGTTTTTTGGGTTCTTTGTGGCCATTGAGTGCCTTCTCTTGGCATCTATGGCCTACGACCGCTATGTCGCCATCTGTAACCCACTGTTGTATTCAGTTGCCATGTCCCAGAGGCTCTGCATACAGCTGGTGGCCGGGCCCTATGCTGCAGGCTTCTTAAACACCATGACTCACACAACAGCTGCTTTTCGACTCCCTTTTTGTCGCTCCAATATAATCAATCATTTCTTCTGTGACATGTCTCCCCTGCTTTCTCTTGTATGCGCTGACATCAGGATCAATAAATTATTGGTTTTcattgtggctggcgctgtgctcgTTGTCAGTAGCCTGACCATCATAGTCTCCTATTGTCACATCCTCATTGCCATCCTGAGGATCCGCTCTGCTGTGGGAAGACGGAAAGCCTTTTCCACCTGCTCTTCACATGTCACAGCGGTTTCCATCTTGTATGGGACTCTCTTCTTCATCTATGTGCGACCAGGTGCAATATCTTCTCTGGACATCAATAAAGTGGTGTCCGTGTTCTACACAGCCGTGATCCCCATGTTGAATCCTCTCATCTACAGCTTGAGGAATAAAGAAGTGAAGGCTGCCATGGGTAGGACAATCACCAAGAGCAAGTTTTTCATCCAAAATTAA
- the LOC133763627 gene encoding olfactory receptor 5G25-like, translating to MNVKNQTFVIEFFFMGLTNHFQHQVALFLMFLFVYLATLLGNLGMITIIWIDSRLHTPMYFFLSHLSFVDVCSSSAIGPKMLTDIFVEKKVISFFGCAAQISFFGQFVVTECFLLASMAYDRYIAICKPLLYTLIMSQRLCMQLVAGPYVVGLISTITHSTFTFRLPYCGPNTINHFFCDLLPVLSLACADTQVNKFLLFILAGALGVLSGMIILISYVHIVITILRIRSADGRCKAFSTCSSHLTAVCILYGTLFFIYVRPGSSFSLDINKVVSVFYTAVIPMLNPLIYSLRNKEVKDSFRRNFERKKFLVRG from the coding sequence atgaatgttaaaaatcAAACTTTTgtgattgaattttttttcatgggATTAACAAATCACTTCCAGCACCAGGTTGCTCTCTtcctgatgtttctctttgtttaCCTTGCCACTCTACTGGGAAACCTGGGAATGATCACTATCATTTGGATAGATTCCCGACTCCACACgcctatgtatttttttctcagcCACTTGTCCTTTGTGGATGTCTGCTCTTCTTCTGCCATTGGTCCCAAGATGTTGACTGACATCTTTGTGGAGAAAAAAGTAATCTCTTTCTTTGGTTGTGCTGCCCAGATATCATTTTTTGGTCAGTTTGTAGTGACTGAATGTTTCCTTCTGGCTTCCATGGCATATGATCGATATATAGCCATCTGTAAACCCTTGCTGTATACACTCATTATGTCTCAGCGACTCTGTATGCAGCTGGTGGCAGGGCCTTATGTCGTGGGCCTTATAAGCACCATTACTCATTCAACTTTCACCTTTCGCCTACCCTACTGTGGTCCAAATACCATCAACCACTTCTTCTGTGatcttcttcctgttctctccCTGGCTTGTGCAGACACTCAAGTCaataaatttttacttttcatcTTGGCTGGGGCCCTTGGAGTGCTCAGTGGCATGATCATCTTGATTTCCTACGTACACATTGTCATCACCATCCTGAGGATCCGCTCTGCTGATGGGCGATGCAAAGCTTTCTCTACCTGCTCTTCACACCTAACAGCTGTGTGCATCCTTTATGGGACACTCTTCTTTATCTATGTACGTCCAGGCTCTAGTTTCTCCCTGGATATCAATAAAGTGGTATCTGTGTTCTACACTGCAGTGATTCCCATGTTGAATCCACTTATCTACAGTCTGAGAAATAAGGAGGTCAAAGACTCATTCAGAAGAAATTTTGAAAGGAAGAAGTTTCTTGTAAGAGGGTAA